The proteins below come from a single Nocardioides eburneiflavus genomic window:
- a CDS encoding trimethylamine methyltransferase family protein yields MRLEAVVSRGQGPRARRFPAAPTQPDPGGPVFRNTMPRYEVLSEDAMATLDQGWRRLMTEIGVEFMDDRALELFRKAGQRVEGNTVFLDPDFVLEQVAKAPREFDVQARNPANNIHIGGDSMAFGAVYGPPFVRQGDVRRDATMEDFRSFTKLAQSFAVLDSAGGVICEPNDTPLDSRHLDMTYALQTLTDKVYMGNVVSGVNAADTIAMSSILFGSREAIEETPATISLINCNSPLRWDDRMLEAQFEYSGAGQPVVLTPFILMGAMSPVTIPAALVQQIVEALSGIALSQLIRPGTPVIFGSFLSNIDMQSGSPTFGTPESGLGLLCTGQIARHFGLPFRTGGGLTSSQVADAQAGYEALMTLMPTFLAGANWVMHSAGWLEGGLVAGYEKFIVDVELLQMLRHEFTPLEIDEASMAFDAHQEVGHGGHFLGAMHTMERFRTCFYRPLLSSSENYERWMRNGGNDANDRATVAYQKTLEEYEQPDLDDAVREELEEYVIRRRAELGD; encoded by the coding sequence ATGAGGCTAGAAGCCGTCGTGAGTCGAGGTCAAGGGCCTCGGGCACGTCGGTTCCCGGCCGCTCCGACCCAGCCGGACCCAGGAGGACCCGTGTTCCGCAACACGATGCCGCGCTACGAGGTGCTGTCCGAGGACGCCATGGCCACCCTGGACCAGGGGTGGCGGCGGCTGATGACCGAGATCGGCGTGGAGTTCATGGACGACCGCGCCCTCGAGCTGTTCCGCAAGGCGGGCCAGCGCGTCGAGGGCAACACCGTCTTCCTGGACCCCGACTTCGTGCTCGAGCAGGTCGCCAAGGCGCCCCGCGAGTTCGACGTCCAGGCGCGCAACCCGGCCAACAACATCCACATCGGCGGGGACTCGATGGCCTTCGGCGCGGTCTACGGCCCGCCGTTCGTGCGGCAGGGGGACGTACGCCGCGACGCCACCATGGAGGACTTCCGCAGCTTCACCAAGCTGGCCCAGTCGTTCGCCGTGCTCGACTCGGCGGGCGGCGTGATCTGCGAGCCCAACGACACCCCGCTCGACAGCCGCCACCTCGACATGACCTACGCCCTGCAGACGCTGACCGACAAGGTCTACATGGGCAACGTCGTCTCCGGGGTCAATGCGGCCGACACGATCGCGATGTCCTCGATCCTGTTCGGCTCCCGCGAGGCGATCGAGGAGACGCCGGCGACGATCTCGCTCATCAACTGCAACTCGCCCCTGCGCTGGGACGACCGGATGCTGGAGGCGCAGTTCGAGTACTCCGGTGCGGGCCAGCCGGTGGTGCTGACGCCGTTCATCCTGATGGGCGCGATGTCCCCGGTCACCATCCCCGCCGCGCTCGTGCAGCAGATCGTGGAGGCCCTGTCGGGGATCGCGCTGTCCCAGCTGATCCGGCCCGGCACGCCGGTGATCTTCGGGTCGTTCCTCTCCAACATCGACATGCAGTCGGGCTCCCCGACCTTCGGCACGCCCGAGTCCGGGCTCGGCCTGCTGTGCACCGGCCAGATCGCCCGGCACTTCGGCCTGCCGTTCCGGACCGGCGGAGGGCTGACCTCCTCGCAGGTCGCCGACGCCCAGGCCGGCTACGAGGCGCTGATGACGCTGATGCCGACCTTCCTCGCCGGGGCCAACTGGGTGATGCACTCGGCCGGCTGGCTGGAGGGCGGCCTGGTCGCGGGCTACGAGAAGTTCATCGTGGACGTCGAGCTGCTCCAGATGCTGCGCCACGAGTTCACGCCGCTGGAGATCGACGAGGCGTCGATGGCGTTCGACGCCCACCAGGAGGTCGGCCACGGCGGGCACTTCCTCGGCGCCATGCACACCATGGAACGCTTTCGCACCTGCTTCTACCGGCCGCTGCTGTCGTCCTCGGAGAACTACGAGCGCTGGATGCGCAACGGCGGCAACGACGCCAACGACCGCGCGACCGTGGCCTATCAGAAGACGCTGGAGGAGTACGAGCAGCCGGACCTCGACGACGCGGTCCGCGAGGAGCTCGAGGAGTACGTCATCCGCCGGCGGGCCGAGCTCGGCGACTGA
- a CDS encoding formate--tetrahydrofolate ligase, giving the protein MQSDIEIANAAVLRPIREIAEETLGIDEEHLVPYGHYKAKVDVGYLTSLADRPLGRLVLVTALSPTPPGEGKTTTTVGLTDALHGLGHRSMACLREPSMGPVFGMKGGAAGGGWSQVVPMTDINLHFTGDFAAIAAANNLLSALIDNHVHHGNELDIDVRSVTWKRVVDTNDRALREVVVALGGHVNGFPREDGFDIVVASELMAIFCLTESWADLKRRIGDIVIGYTRAMAPVTARDLGAEGAMAALLRDALAPNLVQTLEGAPAFVHGGPFANIAHGCSSVMATRAGLRLADIVVTEAGFGADLGAEKFVDIKCRKSGLRPDVAVVVATVRALKYHGGVALEDLGREDVAAVEAGMVNLRRHLANIRDVYGIPAVVAVNRFPTDTDLEVDRVVALVAEEGVRAFPATHFADGGNGAKGLAEGVLAALDEPSPYEFSFTYDDDLTLTEKVEAIATRLYGAGLVTWDAKARRRLQRIERDGYSSLPVCVAKTQYSFSTDPASLGAPSGHELHVREVRLSAGAGFVVVVCGDMMTMPGLPRDPSAARIDLADDGTILGLS; this is encoded by the coding sequence ATGCAGTCCGACATCGAGATCGCCAACGCCGCCGTCCTGCGGCCCATCCGCGAGATCGCCGAGGAGACGCTCGGCATCGACGAGGAGCACCTGGTCCCCTACGGGCACTACAAGGCCAAGGTCGACGTCGGCTACCTCACCTCGCTCGCCGACCGCCCGCTCGGCCGGCTCGTCCTGGTCACCGCCCTCTCCCCGACCCCGCCCGGCGAGGGCAAGACCACCACCACCGTCGGGCTGACCGACGCGCTCCACGGCCTGGGCCACCGGTCCATGGCGTGCCTGCGCGAGCCGTCGATGGGGCCGGTCTTCGGCATGAAGGGCGGCGCCGCCGGTGGCGGCTGGAGCCAGGTCGTGCCGATGACCGACATCAACCTGCACTTCACCGGCGACTTCGCCGCCATCGCGGCGGCCAACAACCTGCTCTCCGCGCTCATCGACAACCACGTGCACCACGGCAACGAGCTCGACATCGACGTGCGCAGCGTGACGTGGAAGCGCGTGGTGGACACCAACGACCGGGCCTTGCGCGAGGTCGTGGTGGCGCTCGGCGGACACGTCAACGGCTTCCCCCGCGAGGACGGATTCGACATCGTGGTGGCCTCCGAGCTGATGGCGATCTTCTGCCTCACCGAGTCGTGGGCCGACCTCAAGCGGCGCATCGGCGACATCGTCATCGGCTACACCCGCGCGATGGCGCCGGTGACCGCACGCGACCTCGGTGCGGAGGGTGCGATGGCGGCCCTGCTGCGCGACGCCCTCGCACCCAACCTGGTCCAGACGCTCGAGGGCGCCCCCGCCTTCGTCCACGGCGGGCCGTTCGCCAACATCGCGCACGGCTGCAGCTCGGTGATGGCCACCCGTGCCGGACTGCGGCTGGCCGACATCGTCGTCACCGAGGCGGGCTTCGGCGCCGACCTCGGCGCGGAGAAGTTCGTCGACATCAAGTGCCGCAAGTCCGGCCTGCGTCCCGACGTGGCCGTCGTGGTCGCGACCGTACGCGCCCTGAAGTACCACGGCGGGGTGGCGCTGGAGGACCTCGGGCGCGAGGACGTCGCCGCCGTCGAGGCCGGCATGGTCAACCTGCGCCGCCACCTCGCCAACATCCGCGACGTCTACGGCATCCCCGCGGTGGTGGCCGTCAACCGCTTCCCCACCGACACCGACCTCGAGGTGGACCGGGTCGTCGCGCTCGTGGCCGAGGAGGGCGTACGCGCCTTCCCAGCGACCCACTTCGCCGACGGCGGCAACGGCGCGAAGGGCCTCGCCGAGGGCGTGCTCGCGGCACTGGACGAGCCCTCCCCGTACGAGTTCTCCTTCACCTACGACGACGACCTCACGCTCACCGAGAAGGTCGAGGCCATCGCCACCCGGCTCTACGGGGCGGGCCTGGTGACCTGGGACGCCAAGGCCCGGCGCCGGCTCCAGCGCATCGAGCGCGACGGCTACTCCAGCCTGCCCGTCTGCGTCGCCAAGACCCAGTACTCGTTCTCCACCGACCCCGCCTCGCTGGGCGCTCCGTCGGGGCACGAGCTGCACGTGCGGGAAGTGCGCCTCTCCGCCGGCGCCGGGTTCGTGGTCGTGGTCTGCGGCGACATGATGACCATGCCCGGACTGCCGCGCGACCCCTCGGCGGCGCGCATCGACCTCGCCGACGACGGCACGATCCTCGGGCTCAGCTGA
- a CDS encoding class I SAM-dependent methyltransferase — protein sequence MPDETPLRMTFDSAAELYQQARPDYPDELYDAVVGAAGLNSRARLLEVGCATGKATLPLARRGFRITCVEPGRALAELARANLADFPQVEVVDGTFEDLDASTQPAYDLVVAATSWHWIDPAVRYRRAWELLRPGGHLAFWSATHVFPAGGDAIFHDLQVVYNEIGEGLREDVPRPAPGELPEQREEIESSGLFDTVLVRHFDWELDYDADGYLRLLDTFSGHIAMQRWQRDRLHSEVRRLLAEREDGRLRRGWGAVLHVARRRDA from the coding sequence GTGCCAGACGAGACGCCGCTGCGGATGACGTTCGACTCGGCCGCCGAGCTCTACCAGCAGGCGCGTCCCGACTACCCGGACGAGCTGTACGACGCCGTCGTGGGCGCAGCCGGGTTGAACAGCAGGGCGCGGCTGCTCGAGGTCGGCTGCGCGACGGGGAAGGCGACCCTGCCGCTGGCTCGTCGCGGCTTCCGCATCACGTGCGTGGAGCCTGGGCGGGCGCTCGCCGAGCTCGCTCGGGCCAACCTGGCGGACTTCCCACAGGTCGAGGTCGTCGACGGCACGTTCGAGGACCTCGACGCGTCCACGCAACCGGCGTACGACCTGGTCGTTGCTGCCACCTCCTGGCACTGGATCGACCCCGCGGTCCGCTACCGGCGGGCATGGGAGCTGCTGCGCCCGGGAGGGCACCTGGCGTTCTGGAGCGCGACACACGTCTTCCCGGCCGGCGGGGACGCGATCTTCCACGACCTGCAGGTCGTCTACAACGAGATCGGCGAGGGGTTGCGCGAGGATGTGCCGCGCCCCGCGCCGGGCGAGCTGCCCGAGCAGCGCGAGGAGATCGAGAGCAGCGGACTGTTCGACACGGTCCTGGTACGGCACTTCGACTGGGAGCTCGACTACGACGCGGACGGCTATCTCCGGCTGCTCGACACCTTCTCAGGGCACATCGCCATGCAGCGGTGGCAGCGCGACCGCCTCCACTCGGAGGTCCGGCGCCTGCTCGCCGAGCGCGAGGACGGGCGGCTCCGCCGCGGGTGGGGCGCCGTCCTCCACGTGGCGCGGCGGCGCGATGCCTGA